The genome window GGTTTTTAGGTGCAAACACATAATGTTCTGATTTCAGCAGGCTCCAATATCGGCGATAAATCAGGAAACTGCAAAAAAGGTATTTCGGCTCTTATTCGGACGGAGCGTGCCGTACTTCTTGGGGAATCGAAACTTTACAAAACCGAGCCGGTTGATTATACAGATCAGGACTGGTTTGTTAACTGCGCAATCAAAATAAGTACTCCCCTTGAACCTTTGGAACTTTTAACGGAGATAAAAAGGATAGAGTTTGAAGCAGGACGGAAAAAGGATGCTGTCAGATTCGGGCCGAGAGTTCTTGACCTTGATATTATTTTTTTTGATGACCAGGTGGTAGAATCTGATAATTTGATTATTCCGCATCCCAGGATGCATCAAAGACGGTTTGTTTTAATGCCGATTTGTGATATAGACCCGGATATTATGCATCCGGTATTAAAAAAAAGTATCCGCGCGCTGCTTGCGGAACTTGATGGCTCAGGGCAGAAGGTGTCTGAATTATAAAATGAAATTACTAATATTCCTTGCTCTAATATATTTTGGATTCAGGATGTTGAAATCCGGCCTGCAAAGAACCGGACATATAAAAAACAATGCTCGCAAAAAAGCAGGCTATGGGGGAGTTGCCGGAGAAATAGATGATGTAATGGTGCAGGATCCTTTTTGCAAAGTATATTTTCCGAAAAGAGATGCTTATCATTTAAAATACGGCGGCACAGATCTTTATTTTTGCAGCGAGGAGTGTAAGAATAAGTTTGTAGAATCAAAGAAATAATCGACGTCTTTTTATTGGGGCGTGAAAGCAGGTAACACTTTTTTTCATGTCAAAATCGGTATTTTAACCGCAGAGTACGCAGAAAGCGCAGAGGAAACTGCTTGAATTTTAATCTAATATCTCAGCGATCTCTGTGTTCTCCGCGGTTAAATCCAGTTTTTTGTGCAAAGTAAATGTAAACTGAAAAATGAAGGATGCCAAATAATTTATAGATTGCAGGTTTAAATTAAGTATGCTTATTAAATCAGGAGATAAAAATGAAATTTTTTATAGATACAGCAAATATTGATGAAATTAAGGAAGCTCACAGCATGGGGATGGTTGACGGTGTTACAACCAATCCCAGTCTGATTGCAAAAGAAGGGCGGGATTTTGAAGAGATTATTAAAGATATCTGCGAAATAGTCGATGGCCCCATAAGCGCCGAAGTGATCAGTCTTGAAACTGAAGGCATGGTAAAAGAGGCCCGGCACCTGGCTGAAATTCATGAAAATATAGTGGTCAAGATACCGATGACGGTGGAAGGGCTAAAGGCTACCAGGGTACTGTATGGTGAAGGGATAAAGACCAATGTTACCCTTATCTTTTCTCCTCTACAGGCTCTTATGGCGGCCAAGGCAGGCGCAACTTTTGCGAGTCCGTTTGTGGGACGGCTTGACGATATATCCCAGGAAGGTCTTCTTTTGGTGGAACAGATGGTCGAA of Desulfosarcina sp. BuS5 contains these proteins:
- the folK gene encoding 2-amino-4-hydroxy-6-hydroxymethyldihydropteridine diphosphokinase → MQTHNVLISAGSNIGDKSGNCKKGISALIRTERAVLLGESKLYKTEPVDYTDQDWFVNCAIKISTPLEPLELLTEIKRIEFEAGRKKDAVRFGPRVLDLDIIFFDDQVVESDNLIIPHPRMHQRRFVLMPICDIDPDIMHPVLKKSIRALLAELDGSGQKVSEL
- a CDS encoding YHS domain-containing protein produces the protein MKLLIFLALIYFGFRMLKSGLQRTGHIKNNARKKAGYGGVAGEIDDVMVQDPFCKVYFPKRDAYHLKYGGTDLYFCSEECKNKFVESKK
- the fsa gene encoding fructose-6-phosphate aldolase; this translates as MKFFIDTANIDEIKEAHSMGMVDGVTTNPSLIAKEGRDFEEIIKDICEIVDGPISAEVISLETEGMVKEARHLAEIHENIVVKIPMTVEGLKATRVLYGEGIKTNVTLIFSPLQALMAAKAGATFASPFVGRLDDISQEGLLLVEQMVEIYSNYAFETEVIVASVRNPLHVLDAALLGADIATIPFSVLGKLAAHPLTDKGIKAFLDDWNRSQK